A genomic window from Pecten maximus chromosome 2, xPecMax1.1, whole genome shotgun sequence includes:
- the LOC117341880 gene encoding uncharacterized protein LOC117341880: MAALTGAYNFSKEGFRLTDDMKKNFDDNGYIIVRGLFDNKEMTNLRKVFEETDMIANHGLKVGDGSDKKTKIVVWTNPGSDVSGVMARCDKVVNTCEKLLDRGEVYHYHGKLLYKDAFTGGAHLWHQDYACHIH; the protein is encoded by the exons ATGGCAGCATTAACTGGAG CGTACAACTTCTCAAAGGAAGGGTTTAGGTTGACAGACGATATGAAAAAGAACTTCGATGACAATGGATACATCATAGTCAG GGGTTTGTTTGATAACAAGGAAATGACAAATCTACGTAAAGTCTTTGAGGAAACGGATATGATCGCAAACCATGGTTTGAAA GTTGGTGATGGGTCAGACAAGAAAACTAAAATTGTAGTCTGGACTAATCCTGGAAGTGACGTATCTGGAGTGATGGCGCGATGTGATAAAGTCGTCAATACTTGTGAAAAA CTACTGGATAGAGGTGAAGTATACCACTACCACGGTAAATTACTGTACAAGGACGCATTCACTGGTGGAGCTCACTTGTGGCATCAGGACTATG CGTGTCATATCCattga